One Rickettsia canadensis str. McKiel genomic window, CAAAACAATGTAATAACGGTAGAGATCAAGGTTATGCATTACACGCTGAAGTTAATAACCAACCTATTAGTAAAAGCAATCCTATTGACATCAGACCCTATCTACATCAAGGTGAAAATTTCATAAAGTTCCAATTAAGAGTGATGTACGGCGGAGGGCTATATTATCACATGCAATATAAAATGAAGAGATAAATAAATGAATTGGATTATTTTTTATACGGTAATTGCTACTTTACTGATTCTCGATTTGGGGATAGTACACAAAAAAAACACCGTAATGAGCTTGAAAGAAAGCGTACTTTTTAGTCTTTTCTATTTTATAATAGCTTGTTTATTCGGTATCTATGTTTACTATAATACTGGGGCAGATCATGCTCGTGAATATTATACTTGCTTTTTCATTGAGAAAGCTATGTCACTTGATAATATTTTTATTATCTCGATTATTTTCCAATTTTTTAGAATTCGCAGAAAATATCAACATCGTGTTTTATTTTTCGGGATAATAGGCGTAATAATATTCAGAGCCATAATGATTTACAGCGGTATTATTCTTATAAATAAATTTGCCTGGTTATTATATATTTTTGCCGTAATACTTATTGCTACCGGTATAAAAACTTTTTATGTATCACATAAAACTTATGATATACAGGATTCTTATATTTACAAGTCAATAATAAAAAATCTAAATATTACTCCCAATCTTGAAGATGGTAATTTTGTTGTTAAACTTAATAACAAATTATATTTTACTCACCTTTTTATATCTCTAGTACTGATAGAAACAATAGATTTAGTCTTTGCTATAGATAGTATAGCAGCAATATTTGCAATTACTAATGATGTTTATATAATGTATACTTCAAATATTTTTGCTATTTTAGGGCTTAGAGCGTTATTCTTTTGTTTAGAAGAGATTACAGAACGTTTCAGTTATATAAAATATTCTTTGGCATTAATTTTAATATTTATCGGCTTAAAAATATTTATTCATCATTATATAGTGATTCCGGCATATGTTTCACTCACAGTAACTATTACTTTATTACTATTTAGTATAATTGCTTCCATAATTATTAGAAAAAATATGATTGACCATTAATAAAGGGGATATATAATGTTTTTTTATTTTTTAAACAATTATAATGACTAAATTACTAAAATTATTTTTTTTTACTATTATCATTTTTAATAACATTGCTTTTGCAAAAGAAACAGATTTCTATATAGGAATAGAAAGCAAAATAGTTAAGCCGGTCGTGAGTAAATTTCAACATAAAAACTCAAAGACCGAAATAATTTTAAAAAAATCAAGCATATATAGTGGGAAAATAGGCTATATAATATATCCACAGATAGCTATTGAATTTTTGGAAACTTATCAACCTACATATCTTCTACATTACGTATTACCGCAGCAAAATTTAAGTAACGGTCTTACTATCCCACCTACTCTAGGCAACGCTAAAGTATTATCAAATACATATATGCTAAATCTTATTGATGATTTGGAAAAAATAAAAACTTTTACAGCTTTGGTAATACTTGGAGGTGGGAATAGCACAAGTAAAAGTTAAGCCACCTCTTCTAGGTAGAGTGTTATAAAATAGTGATTATTTTAAAGTAAGAAGAAGTCATAAAAATTGTATTGCTTGGCAAGCATCGCTTGGTATTTCACAAGATGTAACTTCAAATTTAAGTAATTGATGCAACTGCAAAATTACAAACGGCATATAGAGTATAGAGTAAGGATTAATTATGATACACTTGATATAAAAACTGGACAATTCGTGCCAGCAAATCCTATCAAAAAAACTATAGTCGTTAGAGAATTTGGCTTAGGATTTACTTATAGATTGCCATTTTAAGGATTCTGTGCAATATTTATTATGAAAAAAGCTGGATTTCAGTTCTTTCTATTGTCATCCCGTGGCGTGACCACGGGATGGGGGACACAGAAGACTTTTTCTGCTCCAGACAATAACACAAATATAACCAACTATATAAGGAAAAAATATGTCCCAAAAAGCTATTAACTCTTCTTCTACCTCTAACAGTCATGATAAGACGGCAAAAAAACTACATTCCGTACAATCTGTTGTTAACGGGGCGATTTCAGATCATAACACTTATGATGAAGTACCATATGAAAGCTACCCGTATGCTCTTACCAATCCTTATCACTTAAGTACACTTGCAACCCTTTTCGGTGTAAATACTCCTGAAGTTGAAAATAGCAGAATATTAGAGCTTGGTTGTGCTGCAGGCGGCAATTTAATACCGCATGCAGTGCTTTACCCAAAAGCTCATTTTGTTGGTGTTGATTTGTCTAAGGTACAAATTGATGAGGCAAAAAAAAATGTTAAAGAACTAGGATTAAAAAATATAGAGTTCTATCATTGTTCAATAACCGATATTGATAATTCTTTTGGTAAGTTTGATTATATAATTTGCCATGGCGTAATTTCTTGGGTACCAAAAACCGTTAGAGATAAAATTTTTGAAGTTTGTAATAAAAATCTTAGCCCAAACGGAATAGCATATATTAGCTATAATACGCTGCCAGGCTGGAATATGGTCCGTACTATTAGAGATATGATGATGTATCATTCTAGCTCATTTGCAAATGTGCGGGATAGAATAGTTCAATCTAGATTGTTACTAGAATTTGTTAAGGATAGCTTAGAAAACTCCAAAACTCCTTACGCAGAAGTATTAAAAACCGAAGCAGGGCTGCTTGCTAAACAAACTGATCATTACTTACGTCATGATCATCTAGAAGAAGAGAATGCTCAATTCTACTTTCATGAATTTATGAATGAGGCAAGAAAGTATAATTTACAATATTTAGCCGATTGTAATCTCTCAACTATGTATCTCGGTAATATGCCGCCAAAAGTAGTAGAGCAGTTAAAATCAGTAAACGATATCGTTAGAACCGAACAATATATGGATTTTATTACGAATCGTCGTTTTAGAACTACTTTGTTATGTCATAGTAATATCAAAATTAATAGAAATATTAATAATGATGATATAATGAAATTTAATATGATCTTTAATATAGTACCTGAAAAGCCACTGAAAGAAGTGGATCTTAACAGTACTTCTGAAAACTTAAAATTCTTTTTAAACGGTAATAAAGACTTTAACTTAACAACTAGCTCACCTTATATGAAAGCTATTTTATACACTTTTAGCGAGAATCTAAATAACCCGTTAAGCTTTGAAAAAATAACTGCAGAAGCCAATAAAAAGTTACATAATACTAAATTAAATGAAATCAAAGCTGAGCTTTTAAATAATGCAATGAAGCTAGTATTGCAAGGTTATATTAGTATTACAAATCAGAAACATCGAAATAACCCTGAGCTTGATAAACCTAAAACAACAAAAATGGTCATACATCAAGCAAACCACACACCTTATATGTGGGTAACAAATTTAAAACATGAGCCGATTGGTGTTAATTTCTTTGAGAAGTTTGCACTTAGATATATGGATGGAAAACATGATAAAAAAGCAATCATTGATGCTGTACTTGGTCATGTAGAAAAAGGCGAATTAACTTTAAGTAAAGAAGGTCAAAAAGTAGAAAACAAAGAAGAAATACGTAAAGAACTTGAAGTATTATTTACTCTGATGATTGAGAAATTTTCTTCTAACGCTTTGTTGGTGTAATGATTTCGTCACGAGCTACGCGACTAAAGTCTTTGTTGCATGGATCAATGTCATTTCCGCAAAAGCAGAAATGACATTGATCCATGCAACAACTCCAGTCAAGTCACGGGGTAACTGACACCAAAGAGATACTTAAAAACATAAAAATAACTCATGCCTATATTTTTTTATTTATTTGCAACATTAATAACTATAAGCAGCTTTTGCGTTGTTTTAAACAAAAATTCCGTATATTCGGTATTATGGTTAATTTTTGCATTTCTCAATGGCTCAAGTCTTATGATTTTGCTTGGTGCAGAATTTCTAGCTATGATACTGATAGTAATTTATGTTGGAGCTGTAGCGGTATTATTTCTATTTGTGATAATGATGCTAGATATGCATTTTAATAAGGCAATAACACAGTTAAAAGAAAATCTGACTTTAAGTATTTTAATATCTCTCATAATGTTTGCTGATTTAGTAATAATTATTTTACTTGGGACTAAAAATATTAATTTCAGCTCCGATATATTGTTTGCCACAACAAATAATATCTCAAACACTAAAGCAATAGGTAATATACTTTATACTGATTTTATGATACCATTTCAAATGGCGGGTCTTATTCTATTTGTGGCTATGATTAGTTGCATTGTATTAACTCTTAGAAAGCGTGAGGGAATAAAACGTCAAGATATATTAAAACAATTAAGCCACAATAAAGAAAATGCTGTATTAATGACGAAACCTCTTCTTAATAAAGGCATTGAGGATATTAAATATGAATGAATATATTTCGCTTAATCATTATTTAATCTTAAGCAGCTTAGTTTTTACTATCGGCATGTTTGGATTATTTATACATCGCAAAAATATTATCAATATATTAATGTCCATTGAGTTAATGATGCTTGCAGTTAATATAAATTTTGTTGCATTTTCCGTGTATATGCAAGAATTATCGGGACAAATTTTTAGTATCATAATCTTAACTGCAGCAGCAGCTGAAACCTCTATAGGGCTTGCAATATTACTTATATATTTCCGTAATAAAGGCTCAATTGAAATTACTGATATTAATCAGATGAAAGGATAAAGATGTATAAGACCCTTACCATAATGATCATCATATTACCACTTGCCTCTGCAATAATAAATGGGTTATTCTTAAGAGTAATAGATAAAAAATTAGCCCAAGTAATTGCAACAGGGTTTTTATCTTTATCTACTTTATTATCATTAATAATATTTAACCATACGGGCTTAGAGGGGGATATTATCCATATAAAATTATTTCCGTGGATTGTCTTAGAGCAATTTAAAGTAGACTTTGCTATTTATGTAGATCAGCTCACTAGCATAATGTTCATAGCCGTAACATGGGTATCAAGCGTTGTGCATATTTACTCGCTTGGCTATATGGCAGAAGATAAAGGGATTGTACGTTTCTTATCATTTCTTTCTTTATTCACTTTCTTTATGTTAATGCTAGTATCGGCAGATAATTTCTTACAGTTATTTTTTGGCTGGGAGGGCGTTGGAGTATGCTCATATTTACTAATCGGATTTTGGTATTCAAAAGAATCATCCAATAAAGCAGCAATTAAAGCTTTTATAACAAATAGAGCCAGCGATTTTGCTTTTATCTTAGGCATAATAACAATAATTTTTTACTGTGGTTCAGCAAATTATAAAAATGTATTTTTATCTACAGGGTTATTATCTAATACAAAAATATTGTTACAGTTTTCTATTCTAGATATTATTTGTTTATTATTATTTATCGGTTGCATTGGTAAATCTGCACAGATTGGTTTACATGTATGGCTTCCTGATGCGATGGAAGGACCAACTCCGGTATCTGCACTTATTCACGCAGCAACTATGGTAACAGCAGGAGTATTTTTAGTGGCACGCTGCTCGTATTTGTTTGAATACAGCCCTATAGTTCTACAATTTATTACAATTATCGGTGGCATTACTTGTCTTTTTGCAGCAAGCATTGCTATTATGCAAAGCGATATTAAGAAAATTATTGCATACTCAACTTGTAGTCAACTTGGTTATATGTTCATGGCTTGTGGAGTCTCTGCCTATAATAGCGGGATATTTCACTTAGTAACTCATGCTTTTTTTAAGGCATTATTGTTTTTATCAGTCGGCAACGTAATACATGTAGTTCATGAGCAGGATATTTTTAAAATGGGTGACTTACGAAATAAGATGCCGATCACTTATGGAAACTTCTTAATCGGTTCACTTGCATTAATAGGCATTTATCCGCTTGCAGGATTTTACTCTAAAGACTCAATTTTAGAAGCTTCTTATAGTAGCGGATCGCTTATGTTTATTTTTGGAATAGCAGCAGCAATACTGACTGCTATTTATTCAATGAAAATTATTATATTGGTATTTCATGGCAAAACTAAGCTAGAAAAAGATATTTTTGAGCATGTTCACGAACCAGCTAAAATAATGAATAATCCACTTATATTACTCGTTGCAGGGAGCTTTTTTAGCGGTATGATCGGCTATTATTTACTCTCTATGGATAAACCAAACGGCTACTTCCATGAAAGCCTATTTAATTTACATATTTATAAATTACTAATTAACCATCCGCCTTTATATATAAAATTACTACCTATGGCCGTTGGTATAATAGGGATTATTATGGGGATTTACTTATATAAGTCAAGTACTGTTATGTCATTCCCACATAGGCTGGAATCCAGTAAAAATATCAAACACTGGATACCGCGATCAAGTCACGGTATGACATTTTTTAGTAAAATGGCACCTTTCAGGTTAATAGGTAATATCCTATACAACAAATATTACTTTGATGAATTATATACTTATTTAATTGTTAAGCCTATTAACTGCCTAGCCTGTTTATTTTATCTTGGGGATCAGAAAATAATTGATCGTTTTGGACCGAACGGTTTTTTACGAGTTGTTAATTATTTTAGTGTTCTTACTGGCAAAATACAAACAGGGTATGTTTTTAATTATGCTTTATATATAGTATCGTTTATTGTTGTAACAATTAGTTATTTTGTTTTTACTTTCTTTCAAAAGTAGTATTGCATACTACTTTTGAAAAAAGAATTAAGCTATATTGAGTAATAAAGATGAAAGGTGACTTCCATCTTCATTACCAAATTAATTTATTTTTTATTTTCACTATTCTTTATTTATTGGGATATTATATACAAGGATGCTAGAATTACCTATTATATCTATCAGTATTTTTCTGCCGCTAATAAGCGTGCTATATATTTTGCTGTTTATTAGTCAAAGTAAAAAGACAGATAAACCAATATATGTAATGTATGTTGTAGTGCTTAGTTCTGTTTTAACATTCATTTCAACTACCTATATTTTAGTAGAGTTTGATTCCTCAAATCCCGCTTATCAATTTGTCGAACATTATACATGGCTTGATAAGATCGGTCTTGAATTTCATGTAGGTGTTGACGGTATATCGATATTTTTCGTTGTTCTAACTTCTTTCCTTACTCTTATTTGCATAATCGGAAGCTTATTTACCGTTAAAAAATATATTAAGGAATATTTAGTATGTTTCTTATTAATGGAATCTTTTTGTATAGGAGCATTTACCTCAATAAATTTACTATTATTTTATCTGTTTTTTGAAGCAATATTAGTACCGATGTATATTATTATTGGTGTATGGGGTGGCGAAAATAGAATATATGCGGCTTTTAAATTCTTTTTATATACTTTCTTCGGTTCAGTATTTTTCCTACTTTCATTAATTTATATTTATAGCAAAATTCATAGTTTTGATTTAACCTATATTCCTGAGCTTACCGGTAATATTCCATTGTTTGCTCAAAAAGTTTTATGGTGGACAATTTTTATAGCCTTTGCCGTTAAAATCCCTATGATTCCTTTTCATACTTGGCTACCTGATGCACACGTACAAGCTCCAACCAGCGGATCGGTTATTCTTGCCGGTATTCTATTAAAACTTGGAGGCTACGGTTTTTTAAGAGTACTACTTACATTACTACCGACTACTTCACAAGCATTTGCAATTTATGTAATTTACCTTAGTGTCATTGCTATAATATATGCATCACTCGTAGCCCTCGCTCAAAAAGATATG contains:
- a CDS encoding TerC/Alx family metal homeostasis membrane protein is translated as MNWIIFYTVIATLLILDLGIVHKKNTVMSLKESVLFSLFYFIIACLFGIYVYYNTGADHAREYYTCFFIEKAMSLDNIFIISIIFQFFRIRRKYQHRVLFFGIIGVIIFRAIMIYSGIILINKFAWLLYIFAVILIATGIKTFYVSHKTYDIQDSYIYKSIIKNLNITPNLEDGNFVVKLNNKLYFTHLFISLVLIETIDLVFAIDSIAAIFAITNDVYIMYTSNIFAILGLRALFFCLEEITERFSYIKYSLALILIFIGLKIFIHHYIVIPAYVSLTVTITLLLFSIIASIIIRKNMIDH
- a CDS encoding methyltransferase regulatory domain-containing protein, with protein sequence MSQKAINSSSTSNSHDKTAKKLHSVQSVVNGAISDHNTYDEVPYESYPYALTNPYHLSTLATLFGVNTPEVENSRILELGCAAGGNLIPHAVLYPKAHFVGVDLSKVQIDEAKKNVKELGLKNIEFYHCSITDIDNSFGKFDYIICHGVISWVPKTVRDKIFEVCNKNLSPNGIAYISYNTLPGWNMVRTIRDMMMYHSSSFANVRDRIVQSRLLLEFVKDSLENSKTPYAEVLKTEAGLLAKQTDHYLRHDHLEEENAQFYFHEFMNEARKYNLQYLADCNLSTMYLGNMPPKVVEQLKSVNDIVRTEQYMDFITNRRFRTTLLCHSNIKINRNINNDDIMKFNMIFNIVPEKPLKEVDLNSTSENLKFFLNGNKDFNLTTSSPYMKAILYTFSENLNNPLSFEKITAEANKKLHNTKLNEIKAELLNNAMKLVLQGYISITNQKHRNNPELDKPKTTKMVIHQANHTPYMWVTNLKHEPIGVNFFEKFALRYMDGKHDKKAIIDAVLGHVEKGELTLSKEGQKVENKEEIRKELEVLFTLMIEKFSSNALLV
- a CDS encoding NADH-quinone oxidoreductase subunit J translates to MPIFFYLFATLITISSFCVVLNKNSVYSVLWLIFAFLNGSSLMILLGAEFLAMILIVIYVGAVAVLFLFVIMMLDMHFNKAITQLKENLTLSILISLIMFADLVIIILLGTKNINFSSDILFATTNNISNTKAIGNILYTDFMIPFQMAGLILFVAMISCIVLTLRKREGIKRQDILKQLSHNKENAVLMTKPLLNKGIEDIKYE
- the nuoK gene encoding NADH-quinone oxidoreductase subunit NuoK; amino-acid sequence: MNEYISLNHYLILSSLVFTIGMFGLFIHRKNIINILMSIELMMLAVNINFVAFSVYMQELSGQIFSIIILTAAAAETSIGLAILLIYFRNKGSIEITDINQMKG
- the nuoL gene encoding NADH-quinone oxidoreductase subunit L gives rise to the protein MYKTLTIMIIILPLASAIINGLFLRVIDKKLAQVIATGFLSLSTLLSLIIFNHTGLEGDIIHIKLFPWIVLEQFKVDFAIYVDQLTSIMFIAVTWVSSVVHIYSLGYMAEDKGIVRFLSFLSLFTFFMLMLVSADNFLQLFFGWEGVGVCSYLLIGFWYSKESSNKAAIKAFITNRASDFAFILGIITIIFYCGSANYKNVFLSTGLLSNTKILLQFSILDIICLLLFIGCIGKSAQIGLHVWLPDAMEGPTPVSALIHAATMVTAGVFLVARCSYLFEYSPIVLQFITIIGGITCLFAASIAIMQSDIKKIIAYSTCSQLGYMFMACGVSAYNSGIFHLVTHAFFKALLFLSVGNVIHVVHEQDIFKMGDLRNKMPITYGNFLIGSLALIGIYPLAGFYSKDSILEASYSSGSLMFIFGIAAAILTAIYSMKIIILVFHGKTKLEKDIFEHVHEPAKIMNNPLILLVAGSFFSGMIGYYLLSMDKPNGYFHESLFNLHIYKLLINHPPLYIKLLPMAVGIIGIIMGIYLYKSSTVMSFPHRLESSKNIKHWIPRSSHGMTFFSKMAPFRLIGNILYNKYYFDELYTYLIVKPINCLACLFYLGDQKIIDRFGPNGFLRVVNYFSVLTGKIQTGYVFNYALYIVSFIVVTISYFVFTFFQK
- a CDS encoding NADH-quinone oxidoreductase subunit M, with translation MLELPIISISIFLPLISVLYILLFISQSKKTDKPIYVMYVVVLSSVLTFISTTYILVEFDSSNPAYQFVEHYTWLDKIGLEFHVGVDGISIFFVVLTSFLTLICIIGSLFTVKKYIKEYLVCFLLMESFCIGAFTSINLLLFYLFFEAILVPMYIIIGVWGGENRIYAAFKFFLYTFFGSVFFLLSLIYIYSKIHSFDLTYIPELTGNIPLFAQKVLWWTIFIAFAVKIPMIPFHTWLPDAHVQAPTSGSVILAGILLKLGGYGFLRVLLTLLPTTSQAFAIYVIYLSVIAIIYASLVALAQKDMKKMIAYSSIAHMGYVTIGMFSFTEAGISGAIFQMLSHGVISSCLFLIVGTLYERLHTKEIAKYGGVVNKMPVLATFFMMAIFSSIGLPGTSGFIGEFLSLLGIYKVNIAATFVAALGIILGAGYMLKLYKEVMLGEITNKEIMHFRDLYKYEIISIAPLILLIIYFGIMPNSILNIFRLSIENLLVRF